The nucleotide sequence TCTAAACAGAAGACAACCAGGGATCATGTCCAGCCACCTGACCTCTCATTATCCCGACTCAGTTTTGGTCACCCACAAAGAGCTCTCTCCCAGAGACTTCTGCTCCAGAGATGCCTGACagtgagcagcagagctgcaggctgccagcagcacagcccacagcCTCTGTCATTGAATAGTGTGGCCTCAGTCTAGAGATCCCATTAGGACTGTGCATCAACATACATTGCTTTGAAATTCTGCACCAGCTACCTGCAGCACAAACTTctgatttttgctttgaaattttcagcagaaaagtAATAGAGGAAGGGGTCAAGGCAGCTGTTCATAGCAGCAAGGCAGAGAGTGACCACCAGAGCCTGGTGCAGgttggcctggctgcagctgctgtacatGAGGTGGGCAGTTCGCAGGATGTGGTATGGCAGGAAACAGATGAGGGAGAGGATGAGACTGATGGTAATGGTCAACAGTGCCTTTCTGTGACAGACTGCCCTcttgctctgcagagccttGGACTTGAGCAGCGCTCTGATGGCAAAGACATAGCAGAACACAATTGTGCAGAATGGCAGAATGAAGCCCACGATGAGGACAAAGCTGTTCATCATGAGGAGCCTGTGTATGTTGGAGGGGTGGAGGTCCAAGCATTTGACTGGGTTGATGTAACCAGCAATTCCCTTGCTTAACAGAGGgctggcagctgccagcacaaaGACCCATATGGCCACACAGGTTATCCTGGCATACTTCGTGTTGGTCACTTTTCCGTGTTTGAATGGGTGGACGATGGCTATGAAACGAACCACGCTGAGCACGGTGAGGAAATAAATGCTGCAGTACATATTCATGTATAAGATGTAAGTCATGATCCTGCAGAGGATATCACCAAATACCCAACGCGACCCCAAGAGGAAATATGAGGCCCG is from Cinclus cinclus chromosome 2, bCinCin1.1, whole genome shotgun sequence and encodes:
- the CYSLTR2 gene encoding cysteinyl leukotriene receptor 2, with protein sequence METLAQTTNISKVMLEGSFTNSSSNCTIDGFKQVIYPIMYLFIFFLGAVGNSLSIYVFFQTSVRTSVNIYMQNLAISDLMFVSTLPFRASYFLLGSRWVFGDILCRIMTYILYMNMYCSIYFLTVLSVVRFIAIVHPFKHGKVTNTKYARITCVAIWVFVLAAASPLLSKGIAGYINPVKCLDLHPSNIHRLLMMNSFVLIVGFILPFCTIVFCYVFAIRALLKSKALQSKRAVCHRKALLTITISLILSLICFLPYHILRTAHLMYSSCSQANLHQALVVTLCLAAMNSCLDPFLYYFSAENFKAKIRSLCCR